In Sceloporus undulatus isolate JIND9_A2432 ecotype Alabama chromosome 7, SceUnd_v1.1, whole genome shotgun sequence, one DNA window encodes the following:
- the CLCN5 gene encoding H(+)/Cl(-) exchange transporter 5 isoform X1 — MENKSFRRGSFQSSTSDEDLVEVSGGTLDFSIVDDVPPLDREMMAEGFSSYNGGGMNGASKMMDFLEEPIPGVGTYEDFNTIDWVREKSRDRDRHREITNKSKESTWALIHSVSDAFSGWLLMLLIGLSAGALAGLIDISAHWMTDLKEGVCLNGFWYNHEHCCWNSPKTTFKDRDKCPEWRTWAQLLTGKEEGGAVAYVLNYFLYVVWALLFSLLAVLLVRGFAPYACGSGIPEIKTILSGFIIRGYLGKWTLLIKTITLVLAVSSGLSLGKEGPLVHVACCCGNILCHLFTKYRKNEAKRREVLSAAAAAGVSVAFGAPIGGVLFSLEEVSYYFPLKTLWRSFFAALVAAFTLRSINPFGNSRLVLFYVEFHTPWHLLELVPFILLGIFGGLWGAFFIRSNIAWCRRRKTTRLGRYPVTEVIAVTAITAILAFPNEYTRMSTSELISELFNDCSLLDSSKLCDYLNDFNSTKGDDLPDRAAGKGVHMAMWQLALALLLKVFITIFTFGMKVPSGLFIPSMAVGAITGRLLGVGMEQLAYYHHDWGIFKGWCSPGADCITPGLYAMVGAAACLGGVTRMTVSLVVIMFELTGGLEYIVPLMAAAMTSKWVADAIGREGIYDAHIRLNGYPFLEAKEEFSHKTLAMDVMRPRRNDPPLTVLTQDSMNVEDVEAVVSETTYSGYPVVVSKESQRLVGFVLRRDLIISIEMARKKQDGIVSSSLIYFTDHSPPLPPSSPSTLKLRNILDLSPFTVTDQTPMEIVVDIFRKLGLRQCLVTHNGKLLGIITKKDVLKHIAQMANQDPDSILFN; from the exons atggagaacaAGAGCTTCCGCCGTGGGAGCTTCCAGAGCAGCACCAGCGACGAAGACCTGGTGGAGGTCAGTGGAGGGACGCTGGACTTCTCCATTGTGGATGACGTCCCGCCGTTGGATCGGGAGATGATGGCGGAAG GCTTCTCTTCGTACAACGGAGGAGGGATGAACGGAGCCAGCAAGATGATGGATTTCCTGGAGGAACCGATCCCAGGCGTGGGGACCTACGAGGACTTCAACACGATCGACTGGGTGCGCGAAAAGTCCCGCGACCGCGACAGGCACAGAGAG aTCACCAATAAAAGTAAGGAGTCCACGTGGGCCCTGATCCACAGCGTTAGTGACGCATTCTCAGGATGGCTGTTGATGTTACTCATAGGATTATCAGCAG GAGCCCTGGCCGGCTTGATCGACATCTCGGCCCACTGGATGACGGACTTGAAGGAGGGTGTGTGTTTGAATGGCTTCTGGTACAACCACGAACACTGCTGCTGGAACTCCCCAAAGACCACCTTCAAGGACAGGGACAAGTGCCCCGAATGGAGGACCTGGGCGCAGCTTCTGACGGGCAAAGAGGAAGGG gGGGCGGTTGCTTATGTCCTCAACTATTTCCTCTACGTCGTCTGGGCACTCCTGTTCTCTCTCCTTGCCGTACTGCTTGTCCGGGGCTTTGCACCCTATGCCTGCGGCTCAGGGATCCCAGAG ATCAAGACCATCCTGAGCGGGTTCATCATCCGGGGCTACCTGGGCAAGTGGACGCTGCTCATCAAGACCATCACCCTGGTGCTGGCCGTCTCATCGGGGCTGAGCCTGGGCAAAGAGGGTCCCCTGGTCCATGTGGCCTGCTGCTGCGGGAACATCCTCTGCCACCTCTTCACTAAGTACCGGAAGAATGAGGCCAAGCGCAGAGAG GTCTTATCAGCGGCTGCGGCTGCAGGAGTCTCTGTGGCTTTTGGAGCCCCCATCGGAGGCGTCCTGTTCAGTCTTGAAGAG GTCAGCTACTATTTCCCCTTGAAGACGCTGTGGCGCTCCTTCTTCGCTGCCCTGGTGGCCGCCTTCACCTTGCGCTCCATCAACCCCTTTGGGAACAGCCGGCTGGTCCTCTTCTACGTGGAGTTCCACACCCCTTGGCACCTGCTGGAGCTGGTGCCCTTCATCCTCCTGGGAATCTTCGGGGGACTCTGGGGGGCTTTCTTCATCCGCAGCAACATTGCCTGGTGCCGGAGGCGGAAGACCACCCGGCTGGGCCGGTACCCTGTGACGGAGGTGATTGCGGTTACAGCCATCACGGCCATCCTGGCCTTCCCCAATGAGTACACCCGCATGAGCACCAGTGAACTCATTTCAGAGCTCTTCAATGACTGCAGCCTCCTggactcttccaagctctgcgaCTACCTCAACGACTTCAACAGCACCAAGGGGGATGACCTGCCCGACCGGGCCGCGGGAAAGGGGGTCCACATGGCCATGTGGCAGCTGGCCCTGGCCCTCCTCCTGAAAGTCTTCATCACCATCTTCACCTTCGGCATGAAG GTGCCGTCGGGGCTGTTCATCCCAAGTATGGCTGTGGGGGCCATCACTGGCCGGCTCCTGGGGGTAGGGATGGAGCAGCTGGCTTACTACCACCACGACTGGGGCATCTTCAAAGGCTGGTGCAGCCCCGGAGCAGATTGCATCACCCCCGGCCTCTATGCCATGGTCGGAGCGGCCGCCTGCCTAG GTGGTGTGACGCGCATGACGGTGTCCCTGGTAGTCATCATGTTTGAACTAACTGGGGGGCTGGAGTACATCGTGCCCTTGATGGCTGCTGCCATGACCAGCAAGTGGGTGGCTGATGCTATTGGCCGGGAGGGCATTTATGATGCCCACATCCGCCTGAACGGCTACCCTTTCCTGGAGGCCAAGGAGGAGTTCTCCCACAAGACACTGGCCATGGATGTCATGCGGCCGCGGCGCAATGACCCACCCTTGACTGTTCTCACCCAGGACAGCATGAACGTGGAGGATGTGGAGGCCGTTGTGAGTGAAACCACCTACAGCGGCTACCCGGTGGTGGTGTCCAAAGAGTCCCAGCGGCTGGTGGGTTTCGTCCTGAGGCGAGACCTTATCATCTCCATTG AAATGGCCCGGAAGAAACAAGATGGAATTGTGAGCAGCTCTTTAATTTATTTCACCGACCATTCCCCTCCACTGCCGCCCAGTTCCCCGTCCACCCTCAAGCTCCGGAACATCCTCGACCTCAGTCCTTTCACTGTGACAGACCAAACGCCCATGGAGATCGTGGTGGACATTTTCCGGAAACTCGGGCTGCGTCAGTGCCTGGTCACGCACAACGG GAAATTGCTGGGGATCATTACCAAAAAGGACGTATTAAAGCACATTGCACAAATGGCAAACCAGGACCCGGACTCCATATTGTTCAACTGA
- the LOC121936060 gene encoding tumor necrosis factor ligand superfamily member 10-like, whose product MEKREGDGPAHSFRMESNPFLQLKAQAQGTSEELRCLQLVNRLQDLSNWEELVDNQSCLKLAGSIKDYVSTVMENVVHKGAQTGSPEKLTSDRPLMSQTSGGKPSAHLTLRRQTPVRPGALAHFGELQQSCQHPIPHWANQTLHAHLQNITFQEGKLHISQPGKYYVYAQIYFRYPTEEGTGARTFGHQLVQCINLQNSYGQNVLLLKGVGTKCWAKDATYGLHALYQGGLFDLRAGDKLFVSVSSLDINYGDAAGSYFGAFRLDG is encoded by the exons ATGGAGAAGAGGGAAGGGGACGGCCCTGCGCACTCTTTCAGGATGGAAAGCAATCCCTTCCTCCAG cTCAAGGCTCAGGCCCAGGGCACTTCGGAGGAGTTGCGATGCCTCCAGCTTGTCAACCGGCTGCAGGATCTCTCCAACTGGGAGGAACTGGTGGACAACCAGTCCTGCCTCAAGCTGGCCGGCAGCATCAAGGATTATGTCTCCACG GTGATGGAGAACGTTGTCCATAAAGGAGCTCAGACTG GAAGTCCAGAGAAGCTCACTTCAGATCGACCACTGATGAGCCAGACATCTGGCGGCAAACCTTCGGCACACCTGACCCTCAGGAGACAGACCCCTGTCCGGCCAG GAGCCCTGGCACACTTTGGGGAGCTGCAGCAGTCCTGCCAGCACCCCATCCCTCACTGGGCCAACCAGACCTTGCATGCCCACCTCCAGAACATCACCTTCCAGGAGGGCAAGCTGCACATCAGCCAGCCAGGAAAGTACTACGTCTACGCGCAGATCTACTTCCGCTATCCCACCGAGGAGGGCACTGGCGCCCGCACCTTTGGGCACCAGCTGGTGCAGTGCATCAACCTCCAGAACTCTTACGGGCAGAACGTCTTGCTGCTGAAGGGAGTGGGCACCAAGTGCTGGGCAAAGGATGCCACGTATGGGCTCCACGCTCTCTACCAGGGCGGCCTCTTCGACCTCAGAGCTGGGGACAAGCTCTTTGTCTCCGTCTCCTCCCTGGACATCAACTATGGTGACGCAGCCGGCAGCTACTTTGGGGCCTTCCGCCTGGATGGCTGA
- the CLCN5 gene encoding H(+)/Cl(-) exchange transporter 5 isoform X4: MNGASKMMDFLEEPIPGVGTYEDFNTIDWVREKSRDRDRHREITNKSKESTWALIHSVSDAFSGWLLMLLIGLSAGALAGLIDISAHWMTDLKEGVCLNGFWYNHEHCCWNSPKTTFKDRDKCPEWRTWAQLLTGKEEGGAVAYVLNYFLYVVWALLFSLLAVLLVRGFAPYACGSGIPEIKTILSGFIIRGYLGKWTLLIKTITLVLAVSSGLSLGKEGPLVHVACCCGNILCHLFTKYRKNEAKRREVLSAAAAAGVSVAFGAPIGGVLFSLEEVSYYFPLKTLWRSFFAALVAAFTLRSINPFGNSRLVLFYVEFHTPWHLLELVPFILLGIFGGLWGAFFIRSNIAWCRRRKTTRLGRYPVTEVIAVTAITAILAFPNEYTRMSTSELISELFNDCSLLDSSKLCDYLNDFNSTKGDDLPDRAAGKGVHMAMWQLALALLLKVFITIFTFGMKVPSGLFIPSMAVGAITGRLLGVGMEQLAYYHHDWGIFKGWCSPGADCITPGLYAMVGAAACLGGVTRMTVSLVVIMFELTGGLEYIVPLMAAAMTSKWVADAIGREGIYDAHIRLNGYPFLEAKEEFSHKTLAMDVMRPRRNDPPLTVLTQDSMNVEDVEAVVSETTYSGYPVVVSKESQRLVGFVLRRDLIISIEMARKKQDGIVSSSLIYFTDHSPPLPPSSPSTLKLRNILDLSPFTVTDQTPMEIVVDIFRKLGLRQCLVTHNGKLLGIITKKDVLKHIAQMANQDPDSILFN; the protein is encoded by the exons ATGAACGGAGCCAGCAAGATGATGGATTTCCTGGAGGAACCGATCCCAGGCGTGGGGACCTACGAGGACTTCAACACGATCGACTGGGTGCGCGAAAAGTCCCGCGACCGCGACAGGCACAGAGAG aTCACCAATAAAAGTAAGGAGTCCACGTGGGCCCTGATCCACAGCGTTAGTGACGCATTCTCAGGATGGCTGTTGATGTTACTCATAGGATTATCAGCAG GAGCCCTGGCCGGCTTGATCGACATCTCGGCCCACTGGATGACGGACTTGAAGGAGGGTGTGTGTTTGAATGGCTTCTGGTACAACCACGAACACTGCTGCTGGAACTCCCCAAAGACCACCTTCAAGGACAGGGACAAGTGCCCCGAATGGAGGACCTGGGCGCAGCTTCTGACGGGCAAAGAGGAAGGG gGGGCGGTTGCTTATGTCCTCAACTATTTCCTCTACGTCGTCTGGGCACTCCTGTTCTCTCTCCTTGCCGTACTGCTTGTCCGGGGCTTTGCACCCTATGCCTGCGGCTCAGGGATCCCAGAG ATCAAGACCATCCTGAGCGGGTTCATCATCCGGGGCTACCTGGGCAAGTGGACGCTGCTCATCAAGACCATCACCCTGGTGCTGGCCGTCTCATCGGGGCTGAGCCTGGGCAAAGAGGGTCCCCTGGTCCATGTGGCCTGCTGCTGCGGGAACATCCTCTGCCACCTCTTCACTAAGTACCGGAAGAATGAGGCCAAGCGCAGAGAG GTCTTATCAGCGGCTGCGGCTGCAGGAGTCTCTGTGGCTTTTGGAGCCCCCATCGGAGGCGTCCTGTTCAGTCTTGAAGAG GTCAGCTACTATTTCCCCTTGAAGACGCTGTGGCGCTCCTTCTTCGCTGCCCTGGTGGCCGCCTTCACCTTGCGCTCCATCAACCCCTTTGGGAACAGCCGGCTGGTCCTCTTCTACGTGGAGTTCCACACCCCTTGGCACCTGCTGGAGCTGGTGCCCTTCATCCTCCTGGGAATCTTCGGGGGACTCTGGGGGGCTTTCTTCATCCGCAGCAACATTGCCTGGTGCCGGAGGCGGAAGACCACCCGGCTGGGCCGGTACCCTGTGACGGAGGTGATTGCGGTTACAGCCATCACGGCCATCCTGGCCTTCCCCAATGAGTACACCCGCATGAGCACCAGTGAACTCATTTCAGAGCTCTTCAATGACTGCAGCCTCCTggactcttccaagctctgcgaCTACCTCAACGACTTCAACAGCACCAAGGGGGATGACCTGCCCGACCGGGCCGCGGGAAAGGGGGTCCACATGGCCATGTGGCAGCTGGCCCTGGCCCTCCTCCTGAAAGTCTTCATCACCATCTTCACCTTCGGCATGAAG GTGCCGTCGGGGCTGTTCATCCCAAGTATGGCTGTGGGGGCCATCACTGGCCGGCTCCTGGGGGTAGGGATGGAGCAGCTGGCTTACTACCACCACGACTGGGGCATCTTCAAAGGCTGGTGCAGCCCCGGAGCAGATTGCATCACCCCCGGCCTCTATGCCATGGTCGGAGCGGCCGCCTGCCTAG GTGGTGTGACGCGCATGACGGTGTCCCTGGTAGTCATCATGTTTGAACTAACTGGGGGGCTGGAGTACATCGTGCCCTTGATGGCTGCTGCCATGACCAGCAAGTGGGTGGCTGATGCTATTGGCCGGGAGGGCATTTATGATGCCCACATCCGCCTGAACGGCTACCCTTTCCTGGAGGCCAAGGAGGAGTTCTCCCACAAGACACTGGCCATGGATGTCATGCGGCCGCGGCGCAATGACCCACCCTTGACTGTTCTCACCCAGGACAGCATGAACGTGGAGGATGTGGAGGCCGTTGTGAGTGAAACCACCTACAGCGGCTACCCGGTGGTGGTGTCCAAAGAGTCCCAGCGGCTGGTGGGTTTCGTCCTGAGGCGAGACCTTATCATCTCCATTG AAATGGCCCGGAAGAAACAAGATGGAATTGTGAGCAGCTCTTTAATTTATTTCACCGACCATTCCCCTCCACTGCCGCCCAGTTCCCCGTCCACCCTCAAGCTCCGGAACATCCTCGACCTCAGTCCTTTCACTGTGACAGACCAAACGCCCATGGAGATCGTGGTGGACATTTTCCGGAAACTCGGGCTGCGTCAGTGCCTGGTCACGCACAACGG GAAATTGCTGGGGATCATTACCAAAAAGGACGTATTAAAGCACATTGCACAAATGGCAAACCAGGACCCGGACTCCATATTGTTCAACTGA
- the CLCN5 gene encoding H(+)/Cl(-) exchange transporter 5 isoform X3 yields the protein MHYSEKLFFLDYSFSSYNGGGMNGASKMMDFLEEPIPGVGTYEDFNTIDWVREKSRDRDRHREITNKSKESTWALIHSVSDAFSGWLLMLLIGLSAGALAGLIDISAHWMTDLKEGVCLNGFWYNHEHCCWNSPKTTFKDRDKCPEWRTWAQLLTGKEEGGAVAYVLNYFLYVVWALLFSLLAVLLVRGFAPYACGSGIPEIKTILSGFIIRGYLGKWTLLIKTITLVLAVSSGLSLGKEGPLVHVACCCGNILCHLFTKYRKNEAKRREVLSAAAAAGVSVAFGAPIGGVLFSLEEVSYYFPLKTLWRSFFAALVAAFTLRSINPFGNSRLVLFYVEFHTPWHLLELVPFILLGIFGGLWGAFFIRSNIAWCRRRKTTRLGRYPVTEVIAVTAITAILAFPNEYTRMSTSELISELFNDCSLLDSSKLCDYLNDFNSTKGDDLPDRAAGKGVHMAMWQLALALLLKVFITIFTFGMKVPSGLFIPSMAVGAITGRLLGVGMEQLAYYHHDWGIFKGWCSPGADCITPGLYAMVGAAACLGGVTRMTVSLVVIMFELTGGLEYIVPLMAAAMTSKWVADAIGREGIYDAHIRLNGYPFLEAKEEFSHKTLAMDVMRPRRNDPPLTVLTQDSMNVEDVEAVVSETTYSGYPVVVSKESQRLVGFVLRRDLIISIEMARKKQDGIVSSSLIYFTDHSPPLPPSSPSTLKLRNILDLSPFTVTDQTPMEIVVDIFRKLGLRQCLVTHNGKLLGIITKKDVLKHIAQMANQDPDSILFN from the exons ATGCATTATTCGGAAAAGCTGTTTTTCTTGGACTACA GCTTCTCTTCGTACAACGGAGGAGGGATGAACGGAGCCAGCAAGATGATGGATTTCCTGGAGGAACCGATCCCAGGCGTGGGGACCTACGAGGACTTCAACACGATCGACTGGGTGCGCGAAAAGTCCCGCGACCGCGACAGGCACAGAGAG aTCACCAATAAAAGTAAGGAGTCCACGTGGGCCCTGATCCACAGCGTTAGTGACGCATTCTCAGGATGGCTGTTGATGTTACTCATAGGATTATCAGCAG GAGCCCTGGCCGGCTTGATCGACATCTCGGCCCACTGGATGACGGACTTGAAGGAGGGTGTGTGTTTGAATGGCTTCTGGTACAACCACGAACACTGCTGCTGGAACTCCCCAAAGACCACCTTCAAGGACAGGGACAAGTGCCCCGAATGGAGGACCTGGGCGCAGCTTCTGACGGGCAAAGAGGAAGGG gGGGCGGTTGCTTATGTCCTCAACTATTTCCTCTACGTCGTCTGGGCACTCCTGTTCTCTCTCCTTGCCGTACTGCTTGTCCGGGGCTTTGCACCCTATGCCTGCGGCTCAGGGATCCCAGAG ATCAAGACCATCCTGAGCGGGTTCATCATCCGGGGCTACCTGGGCAAGTGGACGCTGCTCATCAAGACCATCACCCTGGTGCTGGCCGTCTCATCGGGGCTGAGCCTGGGCAAAGAGGGTCCCCTGGTCCATGTGGCCTGCTGCTGCGGGAACATCCTCTGCCACCTCTTCACTAAGTACCGGAAGAATGAGGCCAAGCGCAGAGAG GTCTTATCAGCGGCTGCGGCTGCAGGAGTCTCTGTGGCTTTTGGAGCCCCCATCGGAGGCGTCCTGTTCAGTCTTGAAGAG GTCAGCTACTATTTCCCCTTGAAGACGCTGTGGCGCTCCTTCTTCGCTGCCCTGGTGGCCGCCTTCACCTTGCGCTCCATCAACCCCTTTGGGAACAGCCGGCTGGTCCTCTTCTACGTGGAGTTCCACACCCCTTGGCACCTGCTGGAGCTGGTGCCCTTCATCCTCCTGGGAATCTTCGGGGGACTCTGGGGGGCTTTCTTCATCCGCAGCAACATTGCCTGGTGCCGGAGGCGGAAGACCACCCGGCTGGGCCGGTACCCTGTGACGGAGGTGATTGCGGTTACAGCCATCACGGCCATCCTGGCCTTCCCCAATGAGTACACCCGCATGAGCACCAGTGAACTCATTTCAGAGCTCTTCAATGACTGCAGCCTCCTggactcttccaagctctgcgaCTACCTCAACGACTTCAACAGCACCAAGGGGGATGACCTGCCCGACCGGGCCGCGGGAAAGGGGGTCCACATGGCCATGTGGCAGCTGGCCCTGGCCCTCCTCCTGAAAGTCTTCATCACCATCTTCACCTTCGGCATGAAG GTGCCGTCGGGGCTGTTCATCCCAAGTATGGCTGTGGGGGCCATCACTGGCCGGCTCCTGGGGGTAGGGATGGAGCAGCTGGCTTACTACCACCACGACTGGGGCATCTTCAAAGGCTGGTGCAGCCCCGGAGCAGATTGCATCACCCCCGGCCTCTATGCCATGGTCGGAGCGGCCGCCTGCCTAG GTGGTGTGACGCGCATGACGGTGTCCCTGGTAGTCATCATGTTTGAACTAACTGGGGGGCTGGAGTACATCGTGCCCTTGATGGCTGCTGCCATGACCAGCAAGTGGGTGGCTGATGCTATTGGCCGGGAGGGCATTTATGATGCCCACATCCGCCTGAACGGCTACCCTTTCCTGGAGGCCAAGGAGGAGTTCTCCCACAAGACACTGGCCATGGATGTCATGCGGCCGCGGCGCAATGACCCACCCTTGACTGTTCTCACCCAGGACAGCATGAACGTGGAGGATGTGGAGGCCGTTGTGAGTGAAACCACCTACAGCGGCTACCCGGTGGTGGTGTCCAAAGAGTCCCAGCGGCTGGTGGGTTTCGTCCTGAGGCGAGACCTTATCATCTCCATTG AAATGGCCCGGAAGAAACAAGATGGAATTGTGAGCAGCTCTTTAATTTATTTCACCGACCATTCCCCTCCACTGCCGCCCAGTTCCCCGTCCACCCTCAAGCTCCGGAACATCCTCGACCTCAGTCCTTTCACTGTGACAGACCAAACGCCCATGGAGATCGTGGTGGACATTTTCCGGAAACTCGGGCTGCGTCAGTGCCTGGTCACGCACAACGG GAAATTGCTGGGGATCATTACCAAAAAGGACGTATTAAAGCACATTGCACAAATGGCAAACCAGGACCCGGACTCCATATTGTTCAACTGA
- the CLCN5 gene encoding H(+)/Cl(-) exchange transporter 5 isoform X2 — MEKQSPGPPWPSDPKEAVSGSSFPGFSSYNGGGMNGASKMMDFLEEPIPGVGTYEDFNTIDWVREKSRDRDRHREITNKSKESTWALIHSVSDAFSGWLLMLLIGLSAGALAGLIDISAHWMTDLKEGVCLNGFWYNHEHCCWNSPKTTFKDRDKCPEWRTWAQLLTGKEEGGAVAYVLNYFLYVVWALLFSLLAVLLVRGFAPYACGSGIPEIKTILSGFIIRGYLGKWTLLIKTITLVLAVSSGLSLGKEGPLVHVACCCGNILCHLFTKYRKNEAKRREVLSAAAAAGVSVAFGAPIGGVLFSLEEVSYYFPLKTLWRSFFAALVAAFTLRSINPFGNSRLVLFYVEFHTPWHLLELVPFILLGIFGGLWGAFFIRSNIAWCRRRKTTRLGRYPVTEVIAVTAITAILAFPNEYTRMSTSELISELFNDCSLLDSSKLCDYLNDFNSTKGDDLPDRAAGKGVHMAMWQLALALLLKVFITIFTFGMKVPSGLFIPSMAVGAITGRLLGVGMEQLAYYHHDWGIFKGWCSPGADCITPGLYAMVGAAACLGGVTRMTVSLVVIMFELTGGLEYIVPLMAAAMTSKWVADAIGREGIYDAHIRLNGYPFLEAKEEFSHKTLAMDVMRPRRNDPPLTVLTQDSMNVEDVEAVVSETTYSGYPVVVSKESQRLVGFVLRRDLIISIEMARKKQDGIVSSSLIYFTDHSPPLPPSSPSTLKLRNILDLSPFTVTDQTPMEIVVDIFRKLGLRQCLVTHNGKLLGIITKKDVLKHIAQMANQDPDSILFN; from the exons ATGGAGAAGCAGAGCCCCGGCCCTCCCTGGCCCAGTGACCCCAAGGAGGCCGTGAGTGGTTCTTCCTTCCCAG GCTTCTCTTCGTACAACGGAGGAGGGATGAACGGAGCCAGCAAGATGATGGATTTCCTGGAGGAACCGATCCCAGGCGTGGGGACCTACGAGGACTTCAACACGATCGACTGGGTGCGCGAAAAGTCCCGCGACCGCGACAGGCACAGAGAG aTCACCAATAAAAGTAAGGAGTCCACGTGGGCCCTGATCCACAGCGTTAGTGACGCATTCTCAGGATGGCTGTTGATGTTACTCATAGGATTATCAGCAG GAGCCCTGGCCGGCTTGATCGACATCTCGGCCCACTGGATGACGGACTTGAAGGAGGGTGTGTGTTTGAATGGCTTCTGGTACAACCACGAACACTGCTGCTGGAACTCCCCAAAGACCACCTTCAAGGACAGGGACAAGTGCCCCGAATGGAGGACCTGGGCGCAGCTTCTGACGGGCAAAGAGGAAGGG gGGGCGGTTGCTTATGTCCTCAACTATTTCCTCTACGTCGTCTGGGCACTCCTGTTCTCTCTCCTTGCCGTACTGCTTGTCCGGGGCTTTGCACCCTATGCCTGCGGCTCAGGGATCCCAGAG ATCAAGACCATCCTGAGCGGGTTCATCATCCGGGGCTACCTGGGCAAGTGGACGCTGCTCATCAAGACCATCACCCTGGTGCTGGCCGTCTCATCGGGGCTGAGCCTGGGCAAAGAGGGTCCCCTGGTCCATGTGGCCTGCTGCTGCGGGAACATCCTCTGCCACCTCTTCACTAAGTACCGGAAGAATGAGGCCAAGCGCAGAGAG GTCTTATCAGCGGCTGCGGCTGCAGGAGTCTCTGTGGCTTTTGGAGCCCCCATCGGAGGCGTCCTGTTCAGTCTTGAAGAG GTCAGCTACTATTTCCCCTTGAAGACGCTGTGGCGCTCCTTCTTCGCTGCCCTGGTGGCCGCCTTCACCTTGCGCTCCATCAACCCCTTTGGGAACAGCCGGCTGGTCCTCTTCTACGTGGAGTTCCACACCCCTTGGCACCTGCTGGAGCTGGTGCCCTTCATCCTCCTGGGAATCTTCGGGGGACTCTGGGGGGCTTTCTTCATCCGCAGCAACATTGCCTGGTGCCGGAGGCGGAAGACCACCCGGCTGGGCCGGTACCCTGTGACGGAGGTGATTGCGGTTACAGCCATCACGGCCATCCTGGCCTTCCCCAATGAGTACACCCGCATGAGCACCAGTGAACTCATTTCAGAGCTCTTCAATGACTGCAGCCTCCTggactcttccaagctctgcgaCTACCTCAACGACTTCAACAGCACCAAGGGGGATGACCTGCCCGACCGGGCCGCGGGAAAGGGGGTCCACATGGCCATGTGGCAGCTGGCCCTGGCCCTCCTCCTGAAAGTCTTCATCACCATCTTCACCTTCGGCATGAAG GTGCCGTCGGGGCTGTTCATCCCAAGTATGGCTGTGGGGGCCATCACTGGCCGGCTCCTGGGGGTAGGGATGGAGCAGCTGGCTTACTACCACCACGACTGGGGCATCTTCAAAGGCTGGTGCAGCCCCGGAGCAGATTGCATCACCCCCGGCCTCTATGCCATGGTCGGAGCGGCCGCCTGCCTAG GTGGTGTGACGCGCATGACGGTGTCCCTGGTAGTCATCATGTTTGAACTAACTGGGGGGCTGGAGTACATCGTGCCCTTGATGGCTGCTGCCATGACCAGCAAGTGGGTGGCTGATGCTATTGGCCGGGAGGGCATTTATGATGCCCACATCCGCCTGAACGGCTACCCTTTCCTGGAGGCCAAGGAGGAGTTCTCCCACAAGACACTGGCCATGGATGTCATGCGGCCGCGGCGCAATGACCCACCCTTGACTGTTCTCACCCAGGACAGCATGAACGTGGAGGATGTGGAGGCCGTTGTGAGTGAAACCACCTACAGCGGCTACCCGGTGGTGGTGTCCAAAGAGTCCCAGCGGCTGGTGGGTTTCGTCCTGAGGCGAGACCTTATCATCTCCATTG AAATGGCCCGGAAGAAACAAGATGGAATTGTGAGCAGCTCTTTAATTTATTTCACCGACCATTCCCCTCCACTGCCGCCCAGTTCCCCGTCCACCCTCAAGCTCCGGAACATCCTCGACCTCAGTCCTTTCACTGTGACAGACCAAACGCCCATGGAGATCGTGGTGGACATTTTCCGGAAACTCGGGCTGCGTCAGTGCCTGGTCACGCACAACGG GAAATTGCTGGGGATCATTACCAAAAAGGACGTATTAAAGCACATTGCACAAATGGCAAACCAGGACCCGGACTCCATATTGTTCAACTGA